In a single window of the Gossypium hirsutum isolate 1008001.06 chromosome D02, Gossypium_hirsutum_v2.1, whole genome shotgun sequence genome:
- the LOC107909833 gene encoding nuclear pore complex protein NUP54, giving the protein MFGAQASTSAFGTPSSTPAFGTPSSTPAFGTTPSTPAFGAPSSTPAFGTPSSTPAFVTPSSTPAFGAPSSTPAFGAPSSTPAFGTPSSTPAFGTPSTPSFATGFGGSSLFSTPFSSQTQQQQTSLFQQPQPSIAAPSSGFGFQTSLSATPFPNAQLTTQMAPVAPLPFSLADRDIQAIVDAYKEEAGNPKYAFKHLLFSVIEPQFRGKPAGVSDIMWAEAMAKLEGMESSDRERLWPQLVQGFKDLSQRLKLQDEVIVSDAERLRMTQSNVKMLQRHFQAETLPWIQRMRQKEQSLQRRLLKMMRILEALEGKGCRVPLMKGEVELAEKLAAITRQLKGSGAELSRRVQNLLTVSRVQANAIGAGGSLYLPGSTKIHEQSLADMQEVLQQQTEAIARLGNVLKRDIRDMEIIMAEDTDMTENVN; this is encoded by the exons ATGTTCGGAGCTCAAGCTTCCACTTCTGCCTTCGGCACTCCTTCTTCCACCCCTGCCTTTGGCACTCCTTCTTCCACCCCGGCCTTTGGAACTACTCCTTCCACTCCGGCTTTTGGGGCTCCTTCTTCCACACCGGCATTTGGCACTCCGTCTTCGACACCGGCGTTTGTCACTCCTTCTTCGACACCTGCGTTTGGGGCTCCGTCTTCGACACCTGCGTTTGGGGCTCCGTCTTCGACACCGGCGTTTGGAACTCCGTCCTCGACACCGGCTTTTGGAACTCCATCAACGCCGTCTTTCGCTACGGGCTTTGGCGGCTCCTCTCTTTTCTCCACCCCATTCTCTTCTCAAACGCAACAGCAACAGACTTCATTGTTTCAGCAACCACAGCCATCCATCGCGGCACCCTCTAGTGGTTTCGGATTCCAGACTTCGTTATCCGCCACTCCTTTCCCCAATGCTCAATTGACAACTCAAATGGCTCCGGTGGCCCCTCTCCCCTTCTCTCTTGCCGATCGTGACATTCAA GCGATTGTGGATGCTTACAAAGAGGAGGCTGGGAACCCTAAGTATGCTTTCAAG CATTTGTTGTTTAGTGTAATTGAACCACAGTTCAGGGGAAAGCCAGCTGGTGTATCAGAT ATAATGTGGGCAGAAGCTATGGCGAAACTGGAGGGTATGGAGAGTTCTGATCGGGAAAGACTCTGGCCTCAGCTTGTTCAGGGTTTTAAGGATCTTTCACAGCGGTTGAAG CTACAAGATGAAGTCATTGTTTCAGATGCTGAGAGGTTGCGAATGACCCAGAGCAATGTGAAAATG CTTCAAAGGCATTTTCAAGCTGAAACTCTTCCATGGATCCAGAGAATGAGACAAAAGGAGCAAAGCCTCCAAAGACGGCTCTTAAAG ATGATGAGAATACTGGAAGCATTAGAAGGTAAGGGTTGCCGTGTGCCTTTAATGAAAGGGGAAGTTGAATTGGCTGAGAAGTTGGCTGCAATAACTAGACAG TTGAAAGGATCTGGAGCCGAACTTTCTAGGAGGGTTCAAAACCTGCTAACCGTATCTCGTGTTCAAGCAAATGCTATTGGTGCTGGAGGTTCTCTTTATCTTCCAGGATCAACTAAAATACATGAGCAGAGTCTTGCCGATATGCAGGAG GTATTACAACAGCAAACAGAGGCCATTGCAAGGCTTGGCAACGTTTTGAAGCGAGATATCAGGGATATGGAGATAATAATGGCTGAAGACACGGATATGACGGAAAATGTGAATTAG